The sequence below is a genomic window from Calditrichota bacterium.
TGCTGCGGAAGAATTTCAGAAAGAACCGACACCTGAAAAATTCGATGACAAATCACCTGCTCGGAAATCCCTGATTGTGAAGGAACGGTCGGGTATCCCAAAAATTGTTTTCAGGATCATTTTTCAGATAATTTCCTGACATGAATGGCCCCGTTAATAGTGGTTAATTGAACACGTGAATGCCCTTTTCCGAAACGGCCTTTCATCTTGTGACGGGAGATTTTCCCGGTGAATACGATCGGAAAATCCGATTCAATCGAGCCGTTGATCGTTTTAAGCTCAATATGTCCGCCCGTTGTTCCGGGGAGTTCTGCCGTGATGGAACCGTTAATGGTTTTTAAAACAAGTGTGTTCAAATGGTTTCCATTCAGAATCCGGGCCTTGATGCTGCCATTCACGGTTTCGGCGGAAATATCCCCGCTCACGCCATTCAAAACAATCCGCCCGTTGGTTCCTTTTGCGTCAATTTCACCCGTTGCGCCAGCGATTCGTGTGGAACCATTTACCGAGGACGATTCGATGTTGCTTTTCCGGGGAACCCAGAGGTGAAAATTAATCGTTGCATGAACCCGGGATCCGGTTCCAAAAATCCAGTCGAAGAAATTCCAGCCCTCACCGGTGTGTTTCGGGAAAATGGGTTTAACGGTCAGAAAATCGTTCCCGGCCTCAAATTCGATTTTGAAGGCCTTAAGATATTCCTGTGCCTTTTCCCTGGAGGAGGCCCGAATGATCTTTTCTGCAGCCACTTTTACCGAATCCTTGTCCCAGGCCTCAATTTGAATCTCTCCATTAATGTTTGAGATCGAAAGGTCTCCGTTGGGTGCCAATGGGAAGAGGCGCACCGTTGTTTCTTTTAATTTCACCTCTGCCTGACTGGCTGCAACAGTCAGAAGCATGATGAAGATTACCGTCAGAAATGTAAGGATTTTAGATGATTTCATTGAGATCTCCTTCCTCTATGGTTTGATTGAGTCCAAAAATATCCCGATAGGCTACGGCGAGACTTCCCACAAACCAGGGGAATACAAAAATAAGTCCAATTCCGAAAAACATCATTCCTACCAAATACAAAATCCATTTTAAAAGAATATATCCGCTGAATTCAAACAAAAAGGATTTTGTCACGTTTTTACTGGCCATCATGGCTTCCCAGAAGCCCATTTTTTTCTCCAGAATAAGCGGATATGTAAAAATAAAAAGAGCCTCAATTAACAGGCCCGGAAGGATGAAAAAGACATAGCCTATCATGGAAAAAGTCATCAATAGAATGCCGGCAATAACAGCCGGAACGTACACATTAAATCCCTGCAAAAAGGTGGCAAAATTGGCGTGCCCTGTGCGCATGATCTCAAAAAAAAGGGCGTAAAATCCAACCAGTAACGGCCCCTGCAGCAGCAGCCAGAAAAGGGAAAGGGAGTGGTTTTCCCGGGATGATGAGTTCATGGTGGCCATAAGAATAAAGTAGAGTAAGGAAGCCAGAAGCAGAATCCCGGGTTCCTGTTTGAAGAGCATCCAGCTTTCCCGCAGCCATTTCTGAATGGAAACGGAGGTAATGGTCGGTGCCTTTTCCATAAAATCCTCTCTAATTATTGATGATGTCAAATGCAAGGCTTCGCACAAATTGGCCATCCAGGAAAAGGGAAACCAGCCATTCCCCGGCCGTGGCGCTTGAAGAGGTTTCAATATAAAAATACGTGATCTGATGATTTTCCTGGGTATCAAACGACAGGGTTTGCCGATGCTGTTCCTCGCCGTTGGGATCGTACCAGTAAACCGATACCGTGTGTTTTCCCTTCACATTTGCCCAGTGAACCCAGAGGTAAACCGAATAACCTGCCGGGAAATCGGTGGCAATGCCTACCGGATGATTGTTTTCGTCCAGAGAGGAACACAAAAGGCTTTCAATGATGTAGGGCTGATTCGAATCGGGGGCGGTCACGTCTCCGCCACCGGAATTAATCTGGGTGCAGGAAATCAGTCCCACAAGAACGAAAAGTGCAAAAGAAAGAAGCGCCTTTCTTGAAATGATTGTCATGCTTGAAACTCTCCGCATAAATGCTCGTTAAGGGTTTATCCCCGGGGTTTGCTCTGGGGCGAATCACCCAATTTATTGAACGGCCTTCGGATGCGTTCGCTGTTTTCGGGATGCGGCCTTCAAATGGGTTGTTCCCTTTTTTAATAGCTCTGAAAGCCGGAAATGCCACACGGCCCGGCGCGGGGCAATTTGATACGAAGCATTTGTCGAATCAATCGGAGACGGCATCTGAACCTCAAACCGGACCTTAATCTTTTGGGTCATATCCCTTTTAAAAGCCAGTCGAATACCGGAATCGAAAAGGGTGCTCCCCTGAATCCAATCCTTCGAAGTCATGTGAACAATTTGTTCATAAGTCAATTGATTCCCGTTATTTATCAGCCGATATTCCTGATTTTTGAACTGTCGCAATGCGTTTAAATCGGAGATGTTTTGAAAAGAGAACCTGGCGAATACCCTGATTGAATGACTTCTCCTGTCAATTCTCAGGCTGTCCAGATGGACGGTGCGCGAGGTGTAATTCTTTTGAATGATTCTTTGAATTTCGTAAGGCTGGGTCGGAAACCGCGGATCACCTACCTCCAGAAGCTTATTAATGGGGGCGCGGTATTGAACGTCCAGCGTACCGGAACCGTCGGGATAAAGAACAATTCTTTGTGAATAGTCAAAACAACCGGTCAAAAGTCCCAAAGAAAGTGCGAGTACTATCAAACCCAATCGACGGATTGGCTGTTTCAAAGAATCTCCTCCTCCAAAGAATGAGAATTGAATCGCCAGAATGAAATCAGTTAAACGGTGTCACGAAACCATTTTTGTCCCGGATTCTGAAAATCGCAAAAAAGCCCTGTTTGGTCTTTGTTTTTCGAATCTGAGCTTCCGTTCCCCCATAGGTGCTTTATTCAGACGTTTTGCAGCGGCAGCCGGTTTACTCTTTTTCAATTTGAATATCGCCTTCCTGAGTATGGAGGCTAATGTTTCCATTGCCACCATTTAACTCGGTTTGACAGGCCATGCCATCGTCTTGTTTTTTAATGGGAAAATCAAAATCGGACGAAATCGTCCCCTCGTTGGTAAACATATTTAACTTGGCTGAAAGCGATTCCGGTATCACCAGTAACATATCCCCCTCATCGGTTTGAATGCGCCACACGGGTTCCTTTTGGGACGATACAACGGCCTCTACATCTCCCTGGTTCGTGGAAATGTCAAGAGTGTGTACGGCGGTATTCACGATGTAGACATCTCCGTCGTCTGTTTCTCCGGAAATCTTCTCGAATCTGCTGTGTTTAATGACGATTTGTCCGTCGTCACTTTCAAAAAACAGTCGGCTCAACGATTTTTTTCCCGATTGAATTTGGCTGATCCGCATATTGCCGTCATCAGATGACAGGGAGAGAGTTCCTGAAGAACAGTTTCGGATTTTTATGGTCCCGTCGTCTGTTTTGGCCTGGATCTCTCCAGCGACGTTTCGAATGGTTATGTCCCCGTCATCCGTTTTTAGGTTTAGACGTGTTTTTGGAGGAACGGTTAGGATATAGTCCACTTCGATTCGAAGGGATCGGTTTTTCCAGAAATCCGGTGAAAAAATATCGAAAAGAGAAAAATTTCTATTCGGACTGTTTTCTTCTATTTGAATTCGATCAAATTGCTGCCGGATATCGATCGTAATCGCGTTCAGTATAGTCCGGGCTTTTGCCTGCGATGCCGCATAGACCCGCTTCGTGATTTTGAGGGAAAGTTCCTGTGTTTTCCCGCCGGTGACAAAAACGTGACCGTCACCGGCCTTTAAAATGAGTTTGCCTCCATTTTTGAATGGAAAGGTCCTGGTAAATGTTTGTGTCTTTTCGGCGGATTGCAGCGGTAAAATCGCTGCACAAAGAAGGAAGACCAATATAAATCCCGGAATAAATCGTTTCATGGGAAAAATTCTCCTTCGGTTACTCCCAGTCAATATTCAAAGCGCCCAACCCCGGTGAAATTCTGAGGTAGAGAAGATTCTTTGCGTTTTTTACGTCGCCATGGATATAAATGCCTCCATGCTGTTCAAACTCATCAGGAATTTCGGACTGGGACAGAAACAGAAATTTGCTGATTCTCAGCTTGATCGGGCGATCTTCCGGCAGGGTCAAATTTGTTTCTCCAATTTTTACATCTACGGTAACATCCTGGGAGAAATCAATCTTTTTGCTTCCGCTCAGATCGATGGAAAGTTCGCCGATCGCCGTACTGATTTCCGCTGTTTGAAACCCCGCATTTCCCAATTTTTGCAGGTCCAATTCACCGATTTTTCCGTCGATACTCAAATCATCCATCTGTATCGGATTGGGCTCTCGGAATCGAATGTTGGCTGTACCGGCTGCCAGGCGCAGATCAACATTTTCGATGGACAATCCTCCGAGATCGAAATTAATTTCGCCTGCCTTGCAGGTGCTGTTTAGCTCGATGGGAACTCCAAGTGGGAAATAAACAGTGCACGTGCCGCTGTCTTCATCATTCTTAAAACCCTTGGTCCATCCTTCAACATCAACCGAAACATAAAGGTGGTTGCTGCTGGAATCGAAGTCGGCATCCACATCCATTTTTTCGGGATTGTAAGTGATGTCCACAATAATTTGCCTGGAGTCTGGATTGGGCCGGATGCGAAAATCAGAAGAGATATCGATGTCCAACCGGGCAACCAGTAATTTATTGGACGTAACGTCAAAGACGTATTTTTTTGATTTTGTTTGCCTTGCCAGAACAAGATTAGGCAGCAAAAACACGAGCAGAAGACCTGCGCTGTAGAAAGCCGTTCTTTTTCTCATAGCCAGTATTCCCTTCGATTGATGGTCTCATTTCGCCTTGGACGGTATGCTACAAAATGGACTAAAAGGGCTGCCGCAGGCGAAATGTAATGCGCATGGCATTAAAACCGCGGTCGGTACGCTTTGCAAAATTGAGTCGTATCCGGCCGTCGGAATTTGCAAGTGCGATGCCCACATCTGAGGCAAAATCCCTGTAGGTTAAATCCGCAAATTCCTTTTCTGATCGGTTCCAGGCCGTGCCTGCATCTGCAAAAAGAATCAGGTTGAAGGCATCCAGAAGCGGGATGTCCGGTTTCCAGTTGATTTCATCCCAGTTTAAAAAATACTCCAGATTGGCCAGGGCCATCCGTGTTCCCCTGAAAGATTTGTACCGGTAGCCGCGCAGGGTGCTGATTCCGCCAAAGCTAAACCACTTCTGAACGGGCAGATCGCCGCGGGAATCGCCTAATCGAAGGCGGAATCGAAGCACCTCACCATCCGAAATCGGTTGGTAGCGGCGAAGGTCCAAAATATATCGTTGGTAATGGAAATCGCTTGTGAAATCATCTGGAAAATATTCGGCCAGGGCCTGCAGGTACCAGCCCCGTTCCGGCGCCCGCCGGCTGTCTCGTGTATCAAAGATAAGCTGCCCCTTCAGACCTCGGAAGCTGCCGTCCTGAATGGGCGGATTTTCGCGAAACGTTTTGTGTCCTCCCAAAAGGGCCCAATCGGTTCGCCGCTGAAGGGAGGAGTGATGTTCTTCGTAATAACCGGCCTTTACTTTCAGTGCCCTAAAAAAGTTTTGCTTGATGTAACCGCCATATCCTTGTAACCGGTAGAAATCCATAAAATCTTCATGCAGAAAAAAAGCGGCCAGGGAGTTTTCAAAACCGGCTGAAATAATCCATTCGTCTTCCGAAAAGGTTTCATCGTAAATCTCAAACCCGGGCGCAAAGCGAAAACGCTTTCCAAAAAAGCCGCGCTCAAGGCCAAATTCATATTGAATTCTCTTGCTTTCTGTGCCGTAGGCCAGCATGGTTTGAATGGCCACCCCCGATCCCAACGAACGATAGCGTGATACATCGTAACGAAAATGAAAGAGAAAACCATCCACCCGGTTGTAATACAGGCGATAATTAAAGGAATTCTTTGATACAAAATGACGTCTGTGATGATGGCGGCGTGACGTGTGCCGGGAAGCCAAGGGGTCATTGACGGAATAGGCCACGGACGTTAAATGGGGTGAGGAACCGACGCCCTTGAATCCGATTTCAGCCCGGGCGGAGCGAGAAGCGGGTAAAAAAATACCGGTTATAAGAAATGAAAAGAGAATGGGTACTGTTTTTGCAATCATGGGATGGCCTCCATGCATCTGTTTTATCTGCGTGAACTTTCAATTAAGAATACGGCGAATTGGCCGAGATGTTACAAAAATGTGGAGCGCAATTCGTGAGGGGGGCAACGGGCATGAGATAATCAAAAGGGACAAATGAACCGTTTGTTTTCCAAAAGCAGAAAGCTCAGGGTGCGGATACGGGTGTTCAGGGCGTGTGCAGACCAATCGGGACAATAAGGAGAAAACGGCCAATTTATTTTCCTACCGTTTGAACCGGGTACTAAAGCTGACAACGATGAGCAGAAAGGGAAGGACAATATTCACGAGAATAATCCAGTCCAAGGCATGAACATGCGGACGGTAGTAATCGATTAGGTTGACGGTCACACCCAAAATGCCGGCATAGAAGCTGTCCTGTACGCCGCGCACAGCCCGGTAAAAACTCATTCCAAGAACAAAGACATAAGCCAGAAGCATGTACAGGAAGCCGGTACTGTGTGTTAAAAAATAGGCCGCCACATTCAAAAGAATTAGAATGGCCAGAATGGCTTGAATAGTTCGCAATACAACAGTGGAAATGGGTTTCATGGGTAGTCTCTTAAGTTTATTCGACGACAAAGAAAGATCGTTTTACTTTCAGAAAAGGGTTGCCTGTAATGGGCTGATTATTTCCATCCAGCAGCTCCACGGTCAAATGGTGTTCCCCGATACGCCGGGCATTTTCCCAGAAGATCGGTTTTTCGGTGTAAACATCGTATGCCAGGCCGTCCAGAATGTAGTGCAAATGAGCCCCCCCTTTTTGCAGCGTGATGTTTTTCACCAGAAAATCGAATTCAATCCGATTACTCAACCAGCCCTTGTAATAGCCTGAGTGAGGCAGGTTAAGCGTAAGAATGGGTTTGTTGGGGTCGAAAAGGGGTTTTTCGGTTTTCTTCTTCACATAAAAATTAACCAGTGCAAACGCTTCGGGATTTTTCAGGCTCTCACCCGAGGGTTGGGTCAGAACAATCCGAATCGCGTGGGCCCCGGGGCGCACGTTTGTAAAGGTGTAGGGTTCCACCGATTTCTCGTAGGAAACGTAAGGGTTGTTATCCAGGAAAAGATGAAGGTGCGTTCCCCCCTCGTAGGCCACAAAATTACGGAGTTTGAACGTAACCCTGACATCGTTATCCGGCAGAATCTGGCCTTCTGTGGGAGTTAATATCGTAATGCCAGGCGGCCCGTTAAATGTGTGTTCGGGCTGGGATTTTTGACACCCGGCCAAAAGCAGCAATCCGAGGATGAGCGTGGAGATCGAAGAAATTCGACATGGTTTCATCCGGAAATCCCTTTTCTGAAACGTTGTAAAAATAGACGACAGCATTTTTAAAATATTGATTGTTGGCGACAAAATCAAGTGTTTTGATGAAAAAATTAATCCGGTACCCGATAAAAAAAGTGAAATTTTTATTGATTTTTAATGGATTTAAACATAAATTTTAAAAATTATGGGAAGAATTGCGGAAAATTTAAAGATTGTTCGCGGGCGAATCGAAGCCGCTTGCGCGCGTTCTGGAAGAAATCCGGAAGAACTTACGCTGGTAGCCGTGACAAAAACCGTTTCTCCGGTGCACATGAACGAAGCCATTGAGGCAGGGGTAACACATATCGGCGAAAATCGGGTGCAGGAAGCGCGTGAAAAATTCCCGAATGTGAGGCCGGTCACCTGGCATTTAATCGGACACTTACAAACAAACAAAGTAAAACATGCCCTGAGGATATTCCAGTGGATTCAGTCGGTGGATAGTTTCCGGCTGGCTGAAAAAATAGAGCAGGAAGCATCCAGACTGGGGAAAACCATTCCCGTTCTTTTGGAAGTCAAAACCTCGCCGGAAGAAACAAAATATGGCGTACCCGTTCCGGAAACGCTGGAACTGGTTCAAAAAATCGCTGTCTTTACCCATCTCCGGATCAGGGGACTCATGACCATTGCCCCCTTTACAGACGAGGAAAAGCTGATTCGGGAAAGCTTTCAAACCCTGCGGCGCCTGCGGGAAGAAATCAATCGTGCGAAAATTGCAGGCGTGGAAATGGAACATCTCTCCATGGGAATGTCGCATGATTTTGAAATGGCTATTGAAGAGGGTGCAACCATGGTGCGAATTGGCACCGCCATTTTTGGCCCCCGAAATTAAGTCATAAAAAAGGTACGTTGAACAGCGTTTTGTTGATCGGAAAATTGTTATTATAATGAGGAGATTTAGATGTTCATTATTCGGAATTTACTGCTGGCATCGGCGAAAATCCTGGATATCGCCATTTCCATTTACATCTGGGTGATTATTATTCAGGCCATTCTTTCCTGGGTGCATCCCGATCCCCGTAGCCCTTTGGTGCGATTTCTTTACAACATTACGGAGCCTGTTTTGGCGCCGATCCGGCGATTTTTGCCCGCGATGGGAATTGATTTATCTCCTCTCGTGGCTCTTTTGGCTCTGTATTTTCTGCAAATCTTTCTGGTACGCAGTTTATTTGATTTAGCAAATGCCCTTTAAAGGGCAGGGAGGAATTCTCTTGAGGCTTACACCATTAGACATTAAAAAACAAGAATTTCGAAAGACCATGCGTGGGTTTGATCCCATGGAGGTCGAAACCTTTCTCGAGATGGTTGCGGACGAGTACGAAGAATTGCTCAAAGAGCGCAACCGGCTGAAAGAAGACGTCACCATGCTTCAAACTCAGCTAAAAGATTACCAGCAGGTCGAGCACACATTGAAAGAAACCCTGATGAATGCTCAGGAGTCCATCAAGCGGGCGCGGGCCAACTCCGAAAAAGAGGGAGAGATGATTATCCGGGAGGCGGAACTGAAGGCGGATGAAATTATCGGAAAGGCCTACAAAGAATTAGAGAAAATGAAAAATGAACTGATGCTTATAAAATCCCAAAAGGATTCGTTCACAAGTAAGTTGAAGCATTTGATCCAATCCCAATTGGAATTAATTGAAATTCTGGAAAAGGACGATTTTGTGTGGCCGGGCGAAACATCCCGGAAACCGACGAATGGAACGACTAACCCATCGTCAAAAGGGACCAGTCAGGGTCGATCCAATCCCGCTTCAGAAGCGGGTTCGGCTCCTCAAAAATCCGTTTCAGATCAATTTATCATTTAAAAAAATCAGGAAGAAGCCCCATGAAAAAACTTGCATTATCTCTCGGTTTATTTGTGTTTCTGATGGTCAATCTGCAGTGTGCCAAAACAATTCCGGTAGCCTTCGATGCGGCCAACTCGAATCAGGAGGTGAAAATTCACCTGAAATCCGGGAAAACGATTCTTGGAGTAATCACAAAAAAGGAGGCTCAGCAGCTTA
It includes:
- a CDS encoding DUF4097 family beta strand repeat protein, with amino-acid sequence MKSSKILTFLTVIFIMLLTVAASQAEVKLKETTVRLFPLAPNGDLSISNINGEIQIEAWDKDSVKVAAEKIIRASSREKAQEYLKAFKIEFEAGNDFLTVKPIFPKHTGEGWNFFDWIFGTGSRVHATINFHLWVPRKSNIESSSVNGSTRIAGATGEIDAKGTNGRIVLNGVSGDISAETVNGSIKARILNGNHLNTLVLKTINGSITAELPGTTGGHIELKTINGSIESDFPIVFTGKISRHKMKGRFGKGHSRVQLTTINGAIHVRKLSEK
- a CDS encoding DUF4097 domain-containing protein translates to MKRFIPGFILVFLLCAAILPLQSAEKTQTFTRTFPFKNGGKLILKAGDGHVFVTGGKTQELSLKITKRVYAASQAKARTILNAITIDIRQQFDRIQIEENSPNRNFSLFDIFSPDFWKNRSLRIEVDYILTVPPKTRLNLKTDDGDITIRNVAGEIQAKTDDGTIKIRNCSSGTLSLSSDDGNMRISQIQSGKKSLSRLFFESDDGQIVIKHSRFEKISGETDDGDVYIVNTAVHTLDISTNQGDVEAVVSSQKEPVWRIQTDEGDMLLVIPESLSAKLNMFTNEGTISSDFDFPIKKQDDGMACQTELNGGNGNISLHTQEGDIQIEKE
- a CDS encoding DUF4097 domain-containing protein; translated protein: MRKRTAFYSAGLLLVFLLPNLVLARQTKSKKYVFDVTSNKLLVARLDIDISSDFRIRPNPDSRQIIVDITYNPEKMDVDADFDSSSNHLYVSVDVEGWTKGFKNDEDSGTCTVYFPLGVPIELNSTCKAGEINFDLGGLSIENVDLRLAAGTANIRFREPNPIQMDDLSIDGKIGELDLQKLGNAGFQTAEISTAIGELSIDLSGSKKIDFSQDVTVDVKIGETNLTLPEDRPIKLRISKFLFLSQSEIPDEFEQHGGIYIHGDVKNAKNLLYLRISPGLGALNIDWE
- a CDS encoding BamA/TamA family outer membrane protein, producing the protein MIAKTVPILFSFLITGIFLPASRSARAEIGFKGVGSSPHLTSVAYSVNDPLASRHTSRRHHHRRHFVSKNSFNYRLYYNRVDGFLFHFRYDVSRYRSLGSGVAIQTMLAYGTESKRIQYEFGLERGFFGKRFRFAPGFEIYDETFSEDEWIISAGFENSLAAFFLHEDFMDFYRLQGYGGYIKQNFFRALKVKAGYYEEHHSSLQRRTDWALLGGHKTFRENPPIQDGSFRGLKGQLIFDTRDSRRAPERGWYLQALAEYFPDDFTSDFHYQRYILDLRRYQPISDGEVLRFRLRLGDSRGDLPVQKWFSFGGISTLRGYRYKSFRGTRMALANLEYFLNWDEINWKPDIPLLDAFNLILFADAGTAWNRSEKEFADLTYRDFASDVGIALANSDGRIRLNFAKRTDRGFNAMRITFRLRQPF
- a CDS encoding YggS family pyridoxal phosphate-dependent enzyme; its protein translation is MGRIAENLKIVRGRIEAACARSGRNPEELTLVAVTKTVSPVHMNEAIEAGVTHIGENRVQEAREKFPNVRPVTWHLIGHLQTNKVKHALRIFQWIQSVDSFRLAEKIEQEASRLGKTIPVLLEVKTSPEETKYGVPVPETLELVQKIAVFTHLRIRGLMTIAPFTDEEKLIRESFQTLRRLREEINRAKIAGVEMEHLSMGMSHDFEMAIEEGATMVRIGTAIFGPRN
- a CDS encoding YggT family protein; translation: MFIIRNLLLASAKILDIAISIYIWVIIIQAILSWVHPDPRSPLVRFLYNITEPVLAPIRRFLPAMGIDLSPLVALLALYFLQIFLVRSLFDLANAL
- a CDS encoding DivIVA domain-containing protein, which encodes MRLTPLDIKKQEFRKTMRGFDPMEVETFLEMVADEYEELLKERNRLKEDVTMLQTQLKDYQQVEHTLKETLMNAQESIKRARANSEKEGEMIIREAELKADEIIGKAYKELEKMKNELMLIKSQKDSFTSKLKHLIQSQLELIEILEKDDFVWPGETSRKPTNGTTNPSSKGTSQGRSNPASEAGSAPQKSVSDQFII